From a single Fulvivirga ulvae genomic region:
- a CDS encoding glycosyltransferase codes for MNKKSSTYEGQPSHYYTVIVPFRNEQNNLPNLLSSLQGQSISDQAYEVILVNDHSDDSSVEIINRFIPKAKFSISLLHLETSEGKKQALLKGIKASAGSVIVTTDADCTFGKNWLNSIAEFYENSDTHMVTGPVTIEKESTFFEKLQTIEFASLIGSGAASLALHMPNMCNGANLSFLRTAFFDVGGYNGNEKIASGDDEFLMHKFWKAFEGKVRFNKSKDGIVYTRSHKSWYSFFQQRKRWASKWKHYSSIKTSALAVFILMFNMSFITALGLLVAGFQGSVILVIVITLKVILELFFLNKILNFLNKGLNLIHFIFLQFTYPFYVIIFGIAANFGTYRWKGRKH; via the coding sequence TTGAATAAAAAATCATCCACGTACGAGGGGCAGCCAAGCCATTATTATACCGTCATTGTACCTTTCAGAAATGAACAGAATAATTTACCCAACCTCCTGAGTAGCCTTCAGGGGCAGAGTATCTCTGATCAGGCATACGAGGTGATACTGGTTAATGATCACTCAGATGATTCGTCGGTTGAGATAATTAATAGGTTTATACCAAAGGCAAAATTTTCAATTTCACTATTACACCTGGAAACAAGTGAAGGGAAAAAGCAGGCACTTTTGAAAGGCATTAAAGCATCAGCAGGCTCAGTTATTGTGACCACCGATGCCGATTGCACTTTCGGTAAGAATTGGTTAAACAGCATTGCTGAATTTTATGAAAATAGTGATACACACATGGTGACAGGGCCGGTTACCATTGAAAAAGAATCAACCTTTTTCGAAAAACTTCAGACTATTGAATTTGCCAGTTTAATAGGTTCCGGAGCGGCAAGTCTGGCTTTGCATATGCCTAACATGTGTAATGGTGCCAACCTTTCATTTCTCAGAACGGCTTTTTTTGATGTTGGGGGGTACAATGGCAATGAGAAAATAGCCAGTGGGGACGATGAATTTTTAATGCATAAGTTCTGGAAGGCATTTGAGGGGAAAGTCCGTTTTAACAAATCCAAAGATGGGATAGTATATACCCGGTCTCACAAATCCTGGTACAGTTTTTTTCAACAACGTAAACGTTGGGCGAGCAAATGGAAGCATTATTCAAGTATAAAAACCAGCGCTCTGGCGGTATTCATTTTAATGTTTAACATGTCTTTTATAACAGCTCTTGGCTTGTTGGTAGCTGGTTTTCAGGGGAGTGTAATTTTGGTAATTGTGATCACCTTAAAAGTTATATTGGAATTATTCTTTCTGAATAAAATTTTAAATTTCCTTAATAAAGGTCTGAACTTAATACATTTTATTTTCTTGCAATTTACCTATCCGTTTTATGTTATAATATTCGGAATAGCTGCTAACTTTGGCACATACAGGTGGAAAGGGAGGAA
- a CDS encoding lysylphosphatidylglycerol synthase domain-containing protein — MFLITFIYLKLQDRKDVAETTWNYIQVVLYNNPGLLALVLILMPLNWGLEAVKWRTLVRPLSGMSFMNAVKGVLTGLSLSFITPHGLGDYFGRVMQVNNPQRGRYIGAIMLGRFCQMVPTLLFGSVGLYYISVTALWIYVSSAVVLGGALLITYLVIRGRMISGIAPSEKLRVRINYYFGIIGMYSAREITAILLVSVLRYIVFAFQFGVILVLFLPEVSLHLNMAGVTWIFLSKSILPTFNFLSDLGVREFSAIYFFEKYHVDIVGVISASLTLWLINVLVPTITGAPLTLKMRLKTR, encoded by the coding sequence TATTTAAAACTGCAAGATAGAAAGGATGTTGCTGAGACGACGTGGAACTATATTCAGGTGGTTCTTTACAATAACCCCGGGTTACTGGCGCTTGTATTGATTTTAATGCCGCTAAACTGGGGACTGGAAGCTGTGAAATGGAGAACTCTGGTCAGGCCACTGTCCGGAATGTCGTTTATGAATGCAGTTAAAGGTGTACTTACCGGTTTGAGCCTGAGTTTTATTACTCCTCACGGCCTTGGAGATTACTTTGGGAGGGTTATGCAAGTCAATAACCCTCAGAGAGGTAGATACATAGGAGCTATTATGCTTGGTCGTTTTTGTCAAATGGTTCCCACACTTTTATTTGGAAGTGTAGGGTTGTATTATATTTCCGTCACTGCTTTATGGATCTATGTTTCGTCGGCAGTAGTGCTTGGAGGTGCTTTACTTATAACATATTTAGTGATTAGAGGTAGAATGATATCAGGCATAGCGCCTTCCGAAAAACTAAGAGTAAGAATAAACTACTACTTTGGTATTATAGGGATGTATTCGGCAAGAGAAATTACGGCCATTCTACTGGTATCTGTTCTCCGTTATATCGTATTTGCTTTTCAGTTCGGAGTCATACTTGTCTTGTTTTTGCCAGAGGTAAGTCTGCATCTGAATATGGCCGGCGTAACCTGGATATTTTTATCCAAATCCATATTGCCAACCTTTAATTTCCTAAGTGACCTTGGTGTGAGAGAGTTTTCAGCCATCTATTTCTTTGAGAAATATCATGTTGATATTGTGGGTGTTATTAGTGCCAGCTTAACTTTATGGCTGATCAATGTACTTGTTCCCACTATAACCGGGGCTCCACTTACGTTAAAGATGAGGTTAAAAACACGATGA